A region of the Microbacterium sp. SL75 genome:
GCTCGCCGAACAGCGGGCCGAAGCGTTGCGCGCGGGCCTCGAGGACTTCGACCTCGACGAGGAGGACGCGGCGCTGCTCGCCGGTCTCGCCTCGGGCGAGGGAGCGATCGAGTTCCTGCCGGCGCTGCCGGTGGTCGCGATCGTCGGCCGCCCGAACGTGGGCAAGTCGGCGCTGGTGAACCGCATCCTCGGTCGCCGCGAGGCCGTGGTCGAGGACACCCCCGGTGTCACCCGCGACCGCGTGACCTACAAGGCCGAGTGGCTCGACCGGCGCTTCTCGCTGGTCGACACCGGCGGCTGGGAGCCCGACGCGAAGGGCATCGACCGCTCGGTCGCAGCGCAAGCCGAGGTCGCGATCGATCTCGCCGACATCGTCCTGTTCGTGGTGGATGCCACGGTGGGAGCGACCTCGACCGACGAGCACGTCGTGAAGCTGCTGCGAAAGAGCGGCAAGCCGGTCTTCCTCATCGCGAACAAGGTCGATGACGCCCGCCACGAGCCCGAGGCCGCCGCCCTGTGGAACCTCGGACTCGGCGAGCCGCACCCCGTGTCGGCGATCCACGGCCGCGGCGTGGCCGACCTGCTCGACGAGATCATGAAGGTGCTGCCCGACGTGTCGGCGGTCGCCCGATACGAGATCGGCGGACCTCGCCGCGTCGCGATCCTCGGTCGCCCGAACGTCGGCAAGTCGTCTCTCCTCAACAAGGCGGCCGGCGAAGAGCGCGTCGTCGTCAACGAGCTCGCCGGCACCACCCGCGACCCCGTCGACGAGGTCGTGGAGCTCGGTGGCAAGCTCTGGACGCTGGTGGACACCGCCGGCATCCGTCGCCGCGTGCACCTGTCGCAGGGCGCCGACTTCTACGCGTCACTGCGCACCTCGACGGCGCTGGAGAAGTCCGAGGTCGCGGTCGTCGTCATCGACGTGTCGCAGCCCATCAGCGTGCAGGATCTCAACATCATCGACCTCGTGCTCGAGTCGGGTCGCGCGCTCGTGCTGGCGTTCAACAAGTGGGATCGCCTCAACGACGACGACATGGAGAACCAGGACCGTCGCCGCTACCTCGAGCGCGAGATCGAGCAGGACCTCGCGCACGTCGCCTGGGCCCCGCGCGTGAACATCTCGGCCCGCACCGGTCGCCACCTCGACAAGCTCGTGCCGGCCCTCGAGCAGGCGCTCGAGTCGTGGGACACCCGCATCCCGACCGGAAAGTTCAACGCCTTCCTGTCGGAGCTCGTCGCCGAGCACCCGCACCCGCTGCGCGGTGGCAAGCAGCCGCGCATCCTGTTCGGCACGCAGGCGGCGACGCGTCCGCCGACATTCGTGCTGTTCACGACCGGGTTCCTCGACCCGGGCTACCGCCGGTTCATCCAGCGGCGCCTGCGCGAGATCTACGGCTTCGAGGGCACGCCGATCGTGCTCAACATGCGTATTCGCGAGAAGCGCCAGCGCTGAGTCGCGCAGCGAGCGCCCCGATCCCCACGTGGGGGGTCGGGGCGCTTTCGCGTGCTGGGGCGTGTGCCTCGCGCGCACGGCGGTGGGGCGGCGGCGTGTGTGCGCTGCGTCTGCGGGCCCGTATGTCGCGCGAGACTGCAACTCGCTGACGAGTCGGTTGCAGGCTGACGTGGGTGTGTCAGCGAGATGCCGTCTCGCGCGCGGTGGGTGCCGTGAGGCACGGACGGGCACGAGCGCAAGCGGGGTCGGGCCGGACCGGGTGGTCGATACAGTGCTCTCGCGACGGCGACGCCGTGGCATCCGCCCTCCACTGACGCCGGGAGACCCCATGACCACCGCCGTCCCGCCGCTCGACCAGCCGTATTACGGCGCGCCGTTGGGCGCTGCGGTCCGCCGCGTCTTCGCGAAGTACGCCACCTTCCGTGGGCGCGCGAGCCGCAGCGAGTACTGGTGGTGGGTGCTGACCGCCGCCGTCGTAGGCACGGTGCTGAACGCGCTGCCCACGCTGACCGATGGCATCCGTATCGAAGCCAATGGCTCGACGACCGTCACCGGACCGCTCGGGGTGGTCCTCGGGACGATCTGGCTCGTGTGGGCCCTCGCAACCATCGTCCCGACGTTCGCGGTGCTCGTGCGGCGCCTGCACGACACCGGTCACAGCGGCTTCTGGGTGTTCATCGGGGTGGTGCCGCTCATCGGCGTCCTGGTTCTCTTCGTCTTCACGCTCCAGGGGCCGCGGCCGGAGGGCGCGCGTTTCGACGCGTGAGGCATCGGCGCTCGTCGTTCCGGATGCCGTGGGCCCGGCGCTCCACTCGCGCGCGGCCTCGGCGGTGGGGGATGACGGGCGGCGACCGACGTGTCAGCGGGATGCGGCGTCGGCGGGGGGAGCCGGCATCCGGTGTCTCAGAGGGGCGCCGCGGGGCGCACGAGAGCCGTCTGGTCGGGCTCGGCGAAACCGAACTGACGGTAGAGGCCGTGCGCGTCGCTCGTGAAGAGGGTCCAGCGGAAGTGAGGACCCGGACCCTCGTCGATCATCAGCGAGACCAGGCCCTTGCCGAGGCCGTGGCCGCGGTGCGCGGCGACGACGAAGACGTCGGCCAGGTAGGCGAATCCGACGCCGTCGGAGATCGCCCGCGCGAAGCCCACCAACGCGCCCGTCTCTCGGTGGTACGCGGCGACGACACGCCAGGCGCTGTCGAGCTGGGCCTCGACGTCGGTTCGGGTGCGCCAGCGCCCCCAGTACGCCTCGGTGCTCAGCCACTGCCAGACCGCGTCGCGGTCGACCCGTTCGGGGTTGTCGTCGAATTCATACTCCATCCGACGATTGTGGCAACTCCAGGCGAGTCGGACTTCCCCGCGGCCGAGGGGTGGCGGTCATATCGCGCTTCTCGGCGCGGTATGTGCGTTGGCGCGGGTGATCTCATGGCGTCTCGTGACGCTCGGCGGGGACCGTCGGTCCTGTGTGTGCCAGGCTGGAGACGATGACGATCGAGCCCCCCGCCCCCGGCGAGCCGCGACGCCCGCACGGGCCTCGC
Encoded here:
- the der gene encoding ribosome biogenesis GTPase Der yields the protein MGVEDEYEGGPDQLAEKMEQLDEVLAEQRAEALRAGLEDFDLDEEDAALLAGLASGEGAIEFLPALPVVAIVGRPNVGKSALVNRILGRREAVVEDTPGVTRDRVTYKAEWLDRRFSLVDTGGWEPDAKGIDRSVAAQAEVAIDLADIVLFVVDATVGATSTDEHVVKLLRKSGKPVFLIANKVDDARHEPEAAALWNLGLGEPHPVSAIHGRGVADLLDEIMKVLPDVSAVARYEIGGPRRVAILGRPNVGKSSLLNKAAGEERVVVNELAGTTRDPVDEVVELGGKLWTLVDTAGIRRRVHLSQGADFYASLRTSTALEKSEVAVVVIDVSQPISVQDLNIIDLVLESGRALVLAFNKWDRLNDDDMENQDRRRYLEREIEQDLAHVAWAPRVNISARTGRHLDKLVPALEQALESWDTRIPTGKFNAFLSELVAEHPHPLRGGKQPRILFGTQAATRPPTFVLFTTGFLDPGYRRFIQRRLREIYGFEGTPIVLNMRIREKRQR
- a CDS encoding DUF805 domain-containing protein; this encodes MTTAVPPLDQPYYGAPLGAAVRRVFAKYATFRGRASRSEYWWWVLTAAVVGTVLNALPTLTDGIRIEANGSTTVTGPLGVVLGTIWLVWALATIVPTFAVLVRRLHDTGHSGFWVFIGVVPLIGVLVLFVFTLQGPRPEGARFDA
- a CDS encoding GNAT family N-acetyltransferase, translated to MEYEFDDNPERVDRDAVWQWLSTEAYWGRWRTRTDVEAQLDSAWRVVAAYHRETGALVGFARAISDGVGFAYLADVFVVAAHRGHGLGKGLVSLMIDEGPGPHFRWTLFTSDAHGLYRQFGFAEPDQTALVRPAAPL